A part of Sulfurifustis variabilis genomic DNA contains:
- a CDS encoding metallophosphoesterase: protein MKDNVTPLFDDPADAQTASEADGLAALESRVGRVHLRQRLGLEADYEERVFRFGTHFFHLENWYSVHALIRNSLRLVGLHGRGRRNARAVVLRENEVALEGLPAAFDGYRVLQISDPHLDMSEDITDAVIERVRGLEYDLCVMTGDYRARTFGPYQPTLAAMARVREHLRGTIAAVLGNHDTIRMVPGLEAMGIRVLLNESMALARDDAEIHLAGIDDAHYYRLDNFEKAAARIPSNAFSILLSHTPETYKHAGHAGFRLMLCGHTHGGQICLPGGLPVITDADCPRRYVRGPWRYHSLIGYTSTGSGSSIVDVRLNCPPEVTLHRLRAI from the coding sequence ATGAAGGACAACGTCACACCGCTCTTCGATGACCCCGCCGACGCGCAGACCGCGTCCGAGGCGGACGGGCTCGCCGCGCTGGAGAGCCGCGTCGGGCGCGTGCACCTGCGTCAGCGGCTCGGCCTCGAGGCGGACTACGAGGAGCGCGTGTTCCGCTTCGGCACGCACTTCTTCCATCTCGAGAACTGGTACTCGGTCCACGCCCTGATACGCAACAGCCTGCGGCTCGTCGGCCTCCACGGGAGGGGCCGGCGCAACGCGCGAGCGGTGGTGCTGCGCGAGAACGAAGTCGCGCTCGAGGGCCTGCCGGCCGCGTTCGACGGTTACCGCGTCCTGCAGATCAGCGATCCGCATCTCGACATGAGCGAAGACATCACCGACGCGGTGATCGAGCGCGTGCGCGGCCTCGAGTACGATTTGTGCGTGATGACGGGGGACTACCGGGCGCGCACCTTCGGACCGTACCAGCCGACCCTCGCCGCCATGGCGCGCGTCCGCGAACATCTGCGCGGGACGATCGCCGCGGTTCTCGGCAACCACGACACCATCCGCATGGTGCCCGGCCTCGAGGCGATGGGCATACGCGTGCTCCTGAACGAGTCGATGGCGCTCGCGCGCGACGACGCCGAGATCCACCTCGCGGGGATCGACGACGCGCACTACTACCGACTCGACAACTTCGAGAAGGCGGCCGCCCGGATCCCGTCGAACGCGTTCAGCATCCTGCTTTCTCACACCCCCGAGACGTACAAGCACGCCGGCCATGCCGGCTTCCGGTTGATGCTCTGCGGCCACACGCACGGCGGCCAGATCTGCCTTCCGGGCGGGCTGCCGGTGATCACCGACGCCGACTGCCCGCGGCGCTACGTGCGCGGCCCGTGGCGCTACCACAGTCTGATCGGCTATACCTCGACGGGCTCGGGGTCGTCCATCGTGGACGTGCGCCTCAACTGTCCCCCCGAGGTCACGCTGCACCGCCTGCGCGCGATCTGA
- a CDS encoding CDP-archaeol synthase: MAADPAVLLLHLKLLLLVGVANGAALFGRTVFRDRFAFPVDAGLTLPDGRPVFGRSKTLRGLVLALACTPPAAWALGIDASTGFLIGAFAMLGDLTSSFLKRRLAFPTSSQALGLDQIPESLFPLLAVRARYGLSGVEIALMVLAFLVLELAISRLLYRLRLRDQPY, translated from the coding sequence ATGGCCGCCGATCCCGCCGTCCTGCTGCTCCACCTCAAGCTTTTGCTCCTCGTCGGCGTGGCGAACGGAGCCGCGCTCTTCGGCCGCACGGTGTTCCGCGATCGGTTCGCCTTTCCGGTCGATGCCGGCCTCACGCTCCCGGACGGGCGGCCGGTCTTCGGACGCTCCAAGACCCTGCGCGGCCTCGTCCTGGCGCTCGCGTGCACGCCGCCTGCCGCGTGGGCGCTCGGCATCGATGCTTCGACGGGGTTTCTGATCGGGGCGTTCGCGATGCTCGGCGACCTCACCTCGAGCTTCCTCAAGCGGCGCCTCGCGTTCCCGACCAGCAGCCAGGCCCTGGGCCTCGACCAGATTCCCGAGAGCCTCTTTCCGCTCCTCGCCGTGCGCGCACGCTACGGCCTCTCCGGCGTGGAGATCGCACTCATGGTGCTGGCGTTTCTGGTACTGGAGCTCGCGATCTCGCGCCTGCTCTACCGCCTGCGGCTGCGGGACCAACCGTATTGA